The genomic region ACGTCGAGTACGGCTACTCCTGCATGGGCTATGAGATCCCGGCCGCCATCGGCGTACGGCTCGCCGCGCCCGACCGTCCCGTCTGGGCGCTGGTCGGCGACGGCACGTACCTGATGATGCCGACGGAGATCGTCACCGCCGTACAGGAGGGCATCGCGATCAAGGTCGTGATCCTGCAGAACCACGGGTACGCGTCCATCGGCGGCCTCTCCGAGACGGTCGGCGGCGAGCGGTTCGCCACCGCCTACCGGCACCGGGCCGAGGACGGCACGTACACGGGGCGCGCGCTGCCCGTCGACCTGGCCGCCAACGCGGCCAGCCTGGGCATGCGGGTTCTGCGCGCCAAGACGGTGCGCGAGCTGCGCACGGCTCTCGCCGAGGCGCGGACGGCCGACACTCCCACTTGTGTCTACGTGGAGACCCAAACGGCAGACACAGTGTCGGGCGCGCCTCCGGCGCAGGCCTGGTGGGATGTTCCTGTGGCCGCGACCGCGACCCGACCGTCCGCGGTCAAGGCCCGTGAGCTGTACGAACGGCACGTCTCCACCCGGCGCCGCCATCTGTGAAGGAGCACTCGGTCATGACGAAGATCGTCAACCACTGGATCGGCGGCAAGACCGCCGAAGGCGCGTCGGGCACGTACGGGCCGGTCACCGACCCGGCGACCGGCGAGGTCACCACGAAGGTCGCCTTCGCGACCGTCGACGAGGTGGATGCGGCGGTCGCTGCCGCGAAGGACGCCTACGCGACCTGGGGCACCTCCTCGCTGGCCAGGCGGTCCACGATCCTCTTCAAGTTCCGCGCGCTGCTGGACGAGCACCGCGACGAGATCGCCGCTCTGATCACCGCCGAGCACGGCAAGGTGCACTCCGACGCGCTCGGCGAGGTCGCGCGCGGTCTGGAGATCGTGGACCTGGCGTGCGGGATCACCGTGCAGCTCAAGGGCGAGCTGTCGACCGAGGTCGCCTCCCGGGTCGACGTGGCCTCGATCCGCCAGCCGCTCGGTGTCGTGGCGGGCATCACGCCGTTCAACTTCCCGGCCATGGTGCCGATGTGGATGTTCCCGCTGGCCATCGCCTGCGGCAACACCTTCGTCCTCAAGCCCAGCGAGAAGGACCCCTCGGCCTCCGTACGCCTCGCGGAGCTGTTCGCGCAGGCCGGACTCCCCGACGGCGTCCTGAACGTCGTACACGGCGACAAGGTGGCCGTCGACCGCCTCCTGACCCACCCCGACGTCAAGGCCATCTCCTTCGTCGGCTCGACTCCGATCGCCCGCTACATCCACACCACCGCCTCCGCCAACGGCAAGCGCGTCCAGGCCCTGGGCGGCGCCAAGAACCACATGCTGGTCCTGCCCGACGCCGACCTGGACGCCGCCGCCGACGCGGCCGTCTCCGCCGCGTACGGCTCGGCGGGCGAGCGCTGCATGGCCATCTCCGCCGTGGTCGCGGTCGGTGCGGTCGGCGACGAGCTGGTGGACAAGATCCGCGAGCGCGCCGAGAAGATCAAGATCGGCCCCGGCAACGACCCGGCCTCCGAGATGGGCCCGCTGATCACCAAGGCGCACCGCGACAAGGTGGCCTCGTACGTGAAGGGGGCGCCGGCACAGTACGCGAAGGTCGTGCTCGACGGCACCGGCTACACGGTCGAGGGCTACGAGGACGGCCACTGGCTCGGCATCTCGTTGCTCGACAGGGTGCCGCCCGGCGCGGACGCGTACCGGGACGAGATCTTCGGCCCGGTGCTGTGCGTCCTGCGCGTGGAGACCTACGAGCAGGGGGTGGAGCTGATCAACAACTCCCCCTTCGGAAACGGCACCGCGATCTTCACCCGGGACGGCGGCGCCGCCCGCCGCTTCCAGTTGGAGATCGAGGCCGGCATGGTCGGCGTCAACGTCCCCATCCCGGTCCCCGTCGGCTACCACTCCTTCGGCGGCTGGAAGGACTCCCTCTTCGGCGACCACCACATCTACGGCAACGACGGCATCCACTTCTACACCCG from Streptomyces sp. NBC_00878 harbors:
- the mmsA gene encoding CoA-acylating methylmalonate-semialdehyde dehydrogenase, producing the protein MTKIVNHWIGGKTAEGASGTYGPVTDPATGEVTTKVAFATVDEVDAAVAAAKDAYATWGTSSLARRSTILFKFRALLDEHRDEIAALITAEHGKVHSDALGEVARGLEIVDLACGITVQLKGELSTEVASRVDVASIRQPLGVVAGITPFNFPAMVPMWMFPLAIACGNTFVLKPSEKDPSASVRLAELFAQAGLPDGVLNVVHGDKVAVDRLLTHPDVKAISFVGSTPIARYIHTTASANGKRVQALGGAKNHMLVLPDADLDAAADAAVSAAYGSAGERCMAISAVVAVGAVGDELVDKIRERAEKIKIGPGNDPASEMGPLITKAHRDKVASYVKGAPAQYAKVVLDGTGYTVEGYEDGHWLGISLLDRVPPGADAYRDEIFGPVLCVLRVETYEQGVELINNSPFGNGTAIFTRDGGAARRFQLEIEAGMVGVNVPIPVPVGYHSFGGWKDSLFGDHHIYGNDGIHFYTRGKVVTTRWPDPADAPTGVDLGFPRNH